The nucleotide window CATGGCTGCCGGATGTGAGAAGGCAGGTTGGTTCACTTTGAATAGCCCCCGCGAGGGTGAGTATGGATTGTGTGAATGGTCGGGAGAGCAGTGGCTGTGCTGTGGTCAGCAGCGGCTGATGTTGGTGGCTGATGTCTGCATGGTTGGGCGGGCTAACTTGGCTAATGCACTGGCCGCACTCGCCATGGGTGATGCACTGGGCTTGGATCGTGGGGCAATGGTCACCACACTGAATGAGTTTGCAGGGCTGCCGCACCGTTGCCAGTATGTTGCAAACCGCAGGGGTGTGGCCTGGTACAACGACTCCAAGGCGACCAATGTGGGCGCCACGCTGGCGGCTATAAACGGCTTTGACGGTAAACTGGTTCTGATTGCCGGCGGTCAGGGGAAGGGTGCGGACTTCACGCCGCTGCAAGCCGTGAGCGACAAGTTAAAAGCGGTGGTGCTGATGGGTGAAGATGGGGAGAAGATTGCCTCATTGTTACAGGAGAGTGTGCCCTGCCAGTACGCCACTACGATGCGAGAGGCGGTGGAGATGGCGGCTAGGTTGGTGGAGCCGGGTGAGCAGGTATTGCTTTCGCCGGCCTGTGCCAGCTTCGATATGTTTGAGGGCTTTGAGGCGCGTGGCGAGCAGTTTTCCGATGCGGTTAAGGGGCTTTCAAATGGCTAACCTAGTGATGGGTGCTCAAGTGCCTGAGAGTATGTTTAACATTGACAATACACTGGTATTGACGGTGCTAACGCTGCTCTCTATTGGCCTGGTAATGATGACATCCGCCTCAATTAGTATTGCTGATGAATCGATGAATTCGCCTTTTCACTACCTGCAAAAACAGTCGGTCTTTATTGTTGTCGGTCTGGTGTGTGGTGCGGTGTTGTTTGCAGTATCTCTTGAGCATTGGGAGCGCTTTAGTCCGCTGCTACTGCTGATGGGTTTTATTTTGTTGATTTTGGTGTTGATTCCAGGTGTCGGTATTGAGGTAAAGGGTAGTCGACGCTGGTTGCCATTGGGCGTGGCAAATTTCCAGGCATCCGAGTTGGTCAAACTGTTGGTGATTATCTTTATGGCAGGCTATCTGGTGCGGCGGCTTGATGAAGTCCGAACTCATATTGTGGGCTTTATAAAACCCTTTTTTATTCTTGCGCTGTTGAGTGCGTTACTAATTGCAGAGCCTGATTTTGGTTCAACGGTGGTGATCATGGCGACCGCAATGGGCATGCTTTTTCTGGCGGGTGTGCCATTGAGCCGTTTTGTGGTTCTGCTGGCGACGGTTGCGGGGCTGCTGGCCGTTTTAGTGGTGGTGGAGCCTTACCGAATGGCCCGAATTGTCTCTTTTATGGACCCTTGGGCGGACCCCTTTGGTAATGGCTTCCAGTTAACACAGGCGCTGATCGCATTTGGGCGCGGTGAATGGCTTGGTGTTGGCCTGGGTGAGAGTGTTCAGAAGCTCTTTTACCTGCCCGAAGCGCATACCGATTTTGTATTCTCTGTTTTGTCAGAGGAGCTTGGCTTTGCGGGGGGTGC belongs to Gammaproteobacteria bacterium and includes:
- the ftsW gene encoding putative lipid II flippase FtsW translates to MANLVMGAQVPESMFNIDNTLVLTVLTLLSIGLVMMTSASISIADESMNSPFHYLQKQSVFIVVGLVCGAVLFAVSLEHWERFSPLLLLMGFILLILVLIPGVGIEVKGSRRWLPLGVANFQASELVKLLVIIFMAGYLVRRLDEVRTHIVGFIKPFFILALLSALLIAEPDFGSTVVIMATAMGMLFLAGVPLSRFVVLLATVAGLLAVLVVVEPYRMARIVSFMDPWADPFGNGFQLTQALIAFGRGEWLGVGLGESVQKLFYLPEAHTDFVFSVLSEELGFAGGALVIFLFGLLVWRAFRIGKLALLNGQLFGGYLAFGIGLWLGMQAFINIGVNMGVLPTKGLTLPLMSYGGSSIVVTCVAIALLLRVYHEAKLAELSEYGKAVNA